GTGGTTGCCAATCAGCGTGGGGATCGCCGTCGGCACGAGTACCGTGGGCTTGTGGCAAGCCCTCATCGCAGGGGGGAATGCACCGTTCGCTCTCCTACCTGCCGTTGTGCTCGGTGGCGGGTGCCTCATGGCGCCGATCTTCGGTTTGACGGTCTATCTCGCGCAACGTGCTCAGGCACAGGCGGGGGCTCTGCGAGTCAGGACTCAAGAGCTCGAGCAGCGGAACACGCAATTAGCGGAGGCAAAAGCCCTGTTGGCCGAAGAGAAGCTGGCCCTAGAGCGCAGCGAAGCTTATTTGGCTGAAGCGCAGAGACTCAGCCACACCGGAAGTTGGCACTGGAACGTAGGTAGCGGAGAAGTTGTCTGGTCCCAAGAGTTTTTCGCCATTTTTGGTTTTGATCCAGACAAAACGAAACCCTCGTATTCGTTGAGTCTCGAGCGCATTCATCCGGAAGATCGCCCTACGGTTGAGCAGATTCGGCGGGTAGCTATTAGAGAGAAAAGGGATTTTGAAGTTGAGTACCGGCTCCTTATCCCAGGAGGCTCGATGAAATATGTGCACAGCATTGGTCAATGCTTAGTGAGCCAATCCGGCGACACTGAATACATCGGCGCAGTAATGGATATCACAGAACGCAAAAAAGCGGGGGAGGCTCTCCGTGCGTCCGAGCAAGTCGCGCGCGGACAGGTGGAGGCGCTCGTGCAAAGTCTGGATGTGCTCGCCACCGCGCCTGCACCGGACCAATTCATCCTGCGCATGCTGAGCACCATGGGTCGCTTGTTAGGCAGTCAGTGGGTTGCGGTTTGGTTGTGGCTGGTAGACGACGCGACTCATTCGCTGGTACTGCGCGCGGCTGTTAGACAAGACAACTCTGATCCGCATGCTTCGGAGCACCCCTTTGTGAAGGATCCCCTTTTCTGGAAAGAAGACGGCGGACTTCAGGAACTATTTTTCAGCGGCGTTCCGATTGCCTATGAAGACGTCGACACCGATCCGCGAATCCGCGATGCTCTGCGAGCGTATTTTCAATCTCAAGGAATGCGAAAAATTTTGCGGCTACCGATGCGTGTAGGAGGCGAAGTCAAAGGGTTCATCACAATCTGCCACGCCCGACGGCCGCCTTACCAGCCAGCTGAGGTCGAACTCGCGCAAGCTCTCGCGCACCAAGCCATGCTTGCGATCCAGAGCCGGCAAGCCGCAACACTCGAAGAACGCAATCGCATGGCCCGCGACGTTCACGACACGCTGGCGCAAGGCTTCACCGGCATTGTGGTTCAGCTGCAAGCAGCCGAGGACGCGAGTGCAAAAGCCCTGAAGAAGGATGCTCAGAAACATTTGCAGAGCGCCCGCGATCTGGCGCGCCAAAGCTTAGTCGAAGCTCGTCGCTCAGTGCATGCGTTGCGGCCGCAAGCCTTGGAAGACGCATCGTTTTGGGATGCGCTCAAGCGGATGATTAGG
This genomic interval from Pirellulales bacterium contains the following:
- a CDS encoding histidine kinase; this encodes MSESEIWRFSGVTESDHLKPLPKRVAAGSAVFIVGLGVTVLVGWFFHEPALIQFVPQLPPMTRNASVCFLLCGVALLMVALQRSRWLVIVCTGIVSIVSVLTIVEYVFRVNAGIDELLGPSYITVKLSTPGRMAPVSAICFAMGSIGLLLAPKILSRRVALLLGLNGSIIAAVGMATSMAFALGSSDAFGWGNLTRVSLHTAVGFSVLGFGILALAWHVEMDPTGTPRWLPISVGIAVGTSTVGLWQALIAGGNAPFALLPAVVLGGGCLMAPIFGLTVYLAQRAQAQAGALRVRTQELEQRNTQLAEAKALLAEEKLALERSEAYLAEAQRLSHTGSWHWNVGSGEVVWSQEFFAIFGFDPDKTKPSYSLSLERIHPEDRPTVEQIRRVAIREKRDFEVEYRLLIPGGSMKYVHSIGQCLVSQSGDTEYIGAVMDITERKKAGEALRASEQVARGQVEALVQSLDVLATAPAPDQFILRMLSTMGRLLGSQWVAVWLWLVDDATHSLVLRAAVRQDNSDPHASEHPFVKDPLFWKEDGGLQELFFSGVPIAYEDVDTDPRIRDALRAYFQSQGMRKILRLPMRVGGEVKGFITICHARRPPYQPAEVELAQALAHQAMLAIQSRQAATLEERNRMARDVHDTLAQGFTGIVVQLQAAEDASAKALKKDAQKHLQSARDLARQSLVEARRSVHALRPQALEDASFWDALKRMIRQSTAGTALHTKFQMRGHPRDLPPLWQQNLLRIGQETLTNTLKYARAGRFEARLNFNKKELRLELEDDGEGFTTTDRHDGFGLIGMRERVAQMGGTLTVTSAPDHGTKIVVVSRYACNDTL